The DNA sequence CGGCCAATATGGGGAGGTTGAGCATCTTCAGGAACAAGAATTTTCAAGCATACTTCAACTCCGAAGCTTAGACGGAATCCCTTGCCCCAATATGTTTAATTAATCTCTCCAACATGAATCTATTTCTCGCTAGACTGCCCATGATGGCCTGGCTACTTTGTCTAATTCCCAGCTTGGGATTGGCACAGGATTTTCCCATGGAACCCATCCCAGAATATCAACCTGCAGACCAAGCCCTGCACGATGAGATCCTCACCCAAGATTTGCGGTTTTTCGAAGCCTACAATACCTGTGATATGGAAACCCAAGCCTCCATCTACGCCGATAAGCTGGAGTTTTTCCATGACCAGATGGGGATGACGACTGATCGTGAGATGATCTTGAAATCCACGAAGGAAAATATCTGCGGCAAAGTCACTCGACAGTTGGTGAAGGAAAGTGTGGAGGTGTACAAGATCCCCAATTATGGGGCGATTGAGATTGGTTTTCATGCATTTCACAATGCGGAAGAACCCGAAGCACCTTCTGTTCCTAGCAAATTCATCGCCTTTTGGCACCAGACTGAAGCTGGATGGAAATTGGCCCGAGTCGTGAGTTTGCACTGATAAGTGGTCCCTGAGATTCGAAGGAATGGAGGATATTTTGGTAATTTGATCATCTCATCAATTGATCTCTATGAATCCCTTCCTTCGAATCCTCTCCGCTTGCCTTCTGGCGATAGCTGCTCTTTTTCTCCTCACAGGTAGCTACCTATCTCTCCCAACCTTCTCCGACCAATTGGTCCTAGAACCCATTTCCAAACATACGTATCTGCACATTTCCTACCTCAATACCCAGACTTGGGGCAAAGTCCCATGCAATGGTATGGTCGTGGTGGATGATGGTCAAGCACTCATTTTGGACGCTCCGGTAGATAGTGCAGAAGCGATTGAATTGGTTCAAAGAATTGAAGATGAGTTGAATGCCAAGGTGATTGGCGTAGTCAGTACGCATTTTCATATCGACTGTGTAGGTGGCCTCCCAGCCTTCCACACTGCTGAAATTCCCTCTTTTGGTACGACTTTGACCCAAAAATTGGCTCATGACCACGCAGACCCCACTCCCCAAGAGACGTTCGAAGACGAGAAAACATTCCAAGTTGGAGGCATCAAGGTCATCGTGAAGTATCTCGGCCCCGGACACACGCAGGACAATGTGGTGGCCTATGTTCCCAAGGATCGGGTCTTGTTTGGGGGATGTCTCCTCAAGGCGGATGGAGCAGGAAAAGGCAATCTAGCCGATGCAGATGTGAAGCAATGGCCTTTGACGATCCGGAAGGTCCAATCCGAATTCAAGAAGGTGAAAGTCGTGATCCCCGGTCATGGAAAACCCGGAGGCCCCGAATTGCTCGATTATACCGCGGAATTATTCGCTGAAGAATGATCTTGGGCTGATCCTTTTCCCCGTCCATTGAACGATTCTCGAAGATTCGTGTATTCCAAGCTGTAAGAACCTTATTTGATCAGCTTTCATGAATATCCTTCGAATTTTTTCCATTGCCAGTATCGTCATGGGATTGCTGCCTATTTCTCCCAGTTTTGGACAGAGCATGACGGAACCAGAGCCTCAGATTTCCTTTGCCAAAGAAAAGCGCACACTCGCTTATTATGTAGCTCAAGCCGAGCTTTGGTGGTCAATTGTTCAGGCAGATATGACGGTGGAGGAGCCTTGGTACCAATACTACCGAGCTTGCCGAAATGCCCACGGAACCGCCAATTGGAAGGATGCGTTCAAGGAGGAATCTCCGGCGCTTAGATTTGGATATGAGATCGTGGAATTGCTGGAGACTCATATTCCCAACACGTTCACCTATCATTTTGTCAAAGGCTCCACAGGGGGCGTATCTCCCGAATACGGCAAGCATCTGATCCAAGCCTATCGAATGAATCCAGATTTCGAAGGCCTACTCGCAGATGTGGTGACCTATGCGACGTCTACCCATGATCATGCCTTGCGAAAAGAGGCCAATGAGCGCTGGTATCGAAATCACGGAATATCAAGTGGCTTTCTAGATTTTGGGTACAATTTGCTGCAATCTGTCCCTGAGAATGCCATCCTGCTGACTGCCCACGACAACGATTCCTATCCTGTCTGGATGCTTCAGGATGCCCTCAATATTCGTCCAGATGTGTGGGTGCTGAATATCGACTTCTTCCTTTTTGACGGATTTCGTGTACCCGTTTTTGAGGAAATGGGAATCCCGCCTTTTGTCTTGGAAGATGTCAATATCAATGACTACGAGGCCAATTGGGCCAATGTCGTGAAGCATGTGCTAATGCATCATACTGGGGACCGCCCGCTGTTCATTTCCCAGACCCTCGCCCCGAAATGGTATGAAGGGTTTGAGGACCGCCTGAAGGTGCAAGGATTGGCGTTGAAGTACACCCAAGAAGATCAATCGTTGGTCGAAGAGAGCATCAGATTATGGAATTCAGTTTGGAGGCTCGATCAGTTGAAACGCTCGTTGGATCACGATGACGCTCAAATCCGGTTGGATGAGATGAACCTGAGCTACCTTCCTGCGCT is a window from the Pontibacter sp. G13 genome containing:
- the bla gene encoding subclass B1 metallo-beta-lactamase, which produces MNPFLRILSACLLAIAALFLLTGSYLSLPTFSDQLVLEPISKHTYLHISYLNTQTWGKVPCNGMVVVDDGQALILDAPVDSAEAIELVQRIEDELNAKVIGVVSTHFHIDCVGGLPAFHTAEIPSFGTTLTQKLAHDHADPTPQETFEDEKTFQVGGIKVIVKYLGPGHTQDNVVAYVPKDRVLFGGCLLKADGAGKGNLADADVKQWPLTIRKVQSEFKKVKVVIPGHGKPGGPELLDYTAELFAEE
- a CDS encoding nuclear transport factor 2 family protein, with product MNLFLARLPMMAWLLCLIPSLGLAQDFPMEPIPEYQPADQALHDEILTQDLRFFEAYNTCDMETQASIYADKLEFFHDQMGMTTDREMILKSTKENICGKVTRQLVKESVEVYKIPNYGAIEIGFHAFHNAEEPEAPSVPSKFIAFWHQTEAGWKLARVVSLH